The genomic stretch taaacaaaattgagtgtgatttatttttatcatttttattttcttgttgaaatgtatttttttatatgacaaACATAacgaaaaaaaatgtacagtaataaactgcttttacaatataataaaacctTTATGACCAGCCTTAACCCTCTGACGCAGGATAATGACGTCACCGTTGTTTTTatccccttttttttcctcccaaatGACTTCATTATATGGGGATTAGTGAACATGTGAAAGAGTGAACCATTTCAGCTTTtgtctatgatttattatgttatattttttataatttttattttttttaactgatacTACATCATAGATGTAATGATCGCGGTCGGAGAAGAGGGGGCGTGTCTATATTTGCATATCATGCATATTCAGTTAGTTTTACACTGAAATGGTTTATTATGGTACAGAAACAcgtttactgattttttttgcataataatagttattataaatgtaataaattataataattcggtattttttttcactttaaataTTCCCATGGCATTATATGgtgtttttttacactatttataaatgtttctttcttcctctccttccCTGCGAAAATGTATCACTCTCTCGACCGGAGGAATGAAGATCATCAGCGCCACTGACGTCAATGAAATAACACgtttctgcgtgtgtgtgttttcccccCCTTTCCTTCACGGTACACTAACGCGCACCGAGATatgcgctctgattggtcagaagtagGGCCAGTAGGCGGGACTTACGCCCATCCCAGCGCTTTGATTGGCCGGCGCAGAGACTTGACGTAAGCGGAAGAATCATGGCgtgaaaagaacaagaaaaaaaaaaacgatccgCTGATTGCACCGagaaacactaaacacacacacacacacacacacacggagttTAATCTGTTCCAAACTACAGAGGATCTGAAAGACTCTCAGGCGTTTTCCGGATGAAACCACGGGGGCTACGAGGATAAAACAGCGCTCGCGACACTAAAcggtttgtttgcttgtttctcTTCTGCATcgagtttttgtttttatttcgtTCCCCGAACACGAATTTGCATCGCGATACCCCATGCAAAACACTGCGATCTACACGACCTTTATTGTACAACACACGTTTGGTAAATCACGTGCTTTAAATAGTTTAAACGTCTCCGCGTCATCACGTgtcatttacacaaaacaaaacaaaaaaccaagAGATTGTACCAGATGTCGGTGCACGGGTTAACGCGGTTAATCTCAGACTGATCTCTAATTTAATACCCAAATCAGACACTCAGTGACGTGTCGCTGTTGCACGtgctttccttttctctcctttGCGGTAACTGCGGGCGTGACGTCATCATTTACGCGTTAGTGGGCGGGTTTATTTATTAGGCACCAAGTGAGAATTTTGTCCTCGAAATTGACATgttcgaagcaggaaaaatgggcgagcgtcaGGATTTATGCGACAAAttgagacgtctagacgtctgggtcggaGCGTCTGCAaacctgcagctcttgtgagatgttcctggtggtcagaatcagaaaaaacagtggtgaaccggcgacagggtggAGGATTTGTGAAAATTGTGGACTTAAAGCCAAACCTCTGTCATGGAAACAAAGCTAATTGACCCAACTCTGCATTAAAACAGAGGACCTGGGggcagaaaaatggcagcaggtgctctggaATGAGGATATTTTTCTGGATTATTTGGCTGTAGCAGGAGCAGGTTGTTTGCTGAAGTGCAGCTCCATCAAGGAGGTGTCTGATTGGCTCCCGCTAATGCCATTTAGAACCATTTCCAGTCTAGACAAGAACAAAGGGTCCTGGAAGTAATCATTTGGGTATTTTCTTTTCCCTGGCAAATGCCAGCCGAAGACGTTATATCCTTCTATGCTAACTCGTGTGGTAGCTTACGATTCAATACACGTCATACCCACGTTTATGGGATCCAGTGGCACAGCGTGGTTGTACGAGATCGCTGAAATCGCAGTCTTACTCACTAGCAGGCATAAACCTCCCAAGTGGGTTCAGGTCAGTCTCTGTGCTTAATCCTGGGGTTATCGGCTTTCTGAAATCTGAAGCTGCCTACTTAAACACCGGCTAAAATATTTCCGGCTGGGGATCTCGTATCTTGGCTCCAGATTTCTGGAACTTTCTATCTCCACTGTCTTCATCTGCTGCCGGTATTCTTCTAGTTATACTAagttaaaaaacatattttgccTGTAATTTAAAGTCTACTAAAATGTGATTGgaaattttttcccctcatatcGCAATATAATAACGGTATCGTCTGGACAGTGGAAAATATCGTGATATGAATTTTAGCTCGTATCGCCCACCCCTAACCAGTACTACGCTATACTATGCTTTAACTGCCCAAAGCCTCCTCGAGAACCCTCCTCCAACCTACATCTCACCATTCTAACCCCTGCTCCTAACCCCCCAGAGCTGCAGATGGAGGAGGTCGGGGTCAGTGCGCCGCAGCGCTGCCCGGAACCCCCCAGCCCACGTTCTGCCGGACCTCCGAGCGCCGCATGCGCAAGTCCGGCTCGGGGAACATCTTTCAGGGCGTGAACCTGCGGCAGCTCAGGCGGCTCTTCCGCTCGGCCGGGGAGCCAGACGCTGAGCAGAAAGCCAGGCAGGTGTGGAGGAACCGGAGACGGGCCGAAGGAGACGAGGAGGGTGGAGACGAGGTCtctgaggaggaagaggaggacgaAGGGTTGGCACAGGCTTTGGTGGGGCTCCGGTTGAGGGCGAGAAACCGCAGCGGGATCCGAGCCGAGACGAGCAGAGGGGCCCGGGTGTTCGGCCACagcaggtgacacacacacacacacacacacacacacacacacacacacagtaaaaccaTTCCAGAAATTAATTACATGCCAAGACTTGATTAATGGTACTATAAGAGACCCAAATATATCCGTTGAGTATTTGGCGATATCATCGTACTAAATGTATCACGATACATGATATCACGATACGATCCCCTGAGATATCGCACGTGTCCTGGTGTATTTTCTTATAAACACCCTGGAAGcggataaaaaatgttttctactCCTTTCTTCAACCGTTGACCACTGAAGAGTTCATTAAGAACCATGTGTATTGTGACACATCAGGGATCTTTAGGGTTGAAGTAAGAGAGAAACGTTTTATTATTGATAAACGGTGGGGTCAGAGCGTCCGACGTTTTTCTGATCAGTTCCTGATTTTCCGTTCCAGAACGAGCGAGCGGACGACGCCCGAGGTCACACCCGAAGACGACGTCGCTGCTCGGGGAGCCTGCGGCGAGAAGGCCAAGTCACGAGACCAGAGGGACGAGGACGACGTCCAAGGGACGTGTAGCCGAGACGATAAAGATCCGGAACGCTACCTGCACCGAATACGACACTGACTACTACATGAACAATGCAACTTAGCTGGGACACTAAACACGATCCACTGATAAGGGAGCTGAAGCATGAACACCATGATGGAGGGACACTACAGAGCTGCTCACGTGTGTTTACTACAAACCAAACACTAATGACCTGACGTTCACTAAACACAATCCTGCATTAACTCCGTGCCACCAGTACCAGACCCTGGGAAAGCTGCTTCCGGGTCACAAGAACGTTCTGGGGAAACAGCTATAGATAAAACActattatttattgtatgttTTGTCTTTTAGGAGACACCatccacatttacacacagcacaatcTGATCATATACAAAAGGTGGTATCAgaaagtttggagactcgctccACCTACAAGAGATTTGTTTATCTTCCTTTTTACACTATTACCTTCAAAAttgtccccttgcacagcaatacagtgcccCCCCCCAAAGGTTCctgcacacgtggtcagaacagcatcAGTTctgctcctgatgtacacagaacgatgtcttttggcacactgacttatgaaggtcggtgctccttgtgactgtgcgtgcagcctcgtgctgccatctgttggcgtattacaaaactagtctcaaaaccttttaataccacctcatgtatgtgtgtgtataaatataaaaaaagatttgaactcaaaaccttcGATTTAGAAGTCAAGGACGAATCCACTGGATCCCttccaatcagaattgagtatTCAGATgttttgagaagaaaaaaaacaatttggttCCAGCAGTTGGACCCCTCaattattattcaatattacaatcaaaaagattttttccacaatttttgATCATGTACCTCCAAACCTCAGATGTTTTCATCTCAGCAGGTCGG from Silurus meridionalis isolate SWU-2019-XX chromosome 24, ASM1480568v1, whole genome shotgun sequence encodes the following:
- the avpi1 gene encoding uncharacterized protein avpi1, which produces MRKSGSGNIFQGVNLRQLRRLFRSAGEPDAEQKARQVWRNRRRAEGDEEGGDEVSEEEEEDEGLAQALVGLRLRARNRSGIRAETSRGARVFGHSRTSERTTPEVTPEDDVAARGACGEKAKSRDQRDEDDVQGTCSRDDKDPERYLHRIRH